CTGCGCTCCTTCAACCGGCGGATGCCGGAGGAGCACAACCGCGTCCTCACCGACCACAGCGCCGACCTGCTCCTCGCGCCCACCGAGGAGGCCATGCGCCACCTCGCGAACGAGGGCCTCGCCGAGCGGGCCCGGCTGGCCGGCGACGTCATGGTCGACATCTGCCTGCGCATCCGCGACCAGGTCCGCGCCGGCGAGTTCCCGGCGCCGGAGCTGCCCGAGGGCATCGACCCGGCGAAGCCCTTCCTGTTCGCCACCCTGCACCGCCCGGACAACACCGACGACCCCGAGCGGCTCGCCGCGATCGTCGACTCGCTCGCCGCGCTGCCGGTGCCGGTGGCGCTCGCCGCCCACCCGCGCCTCGTCGCCCGCGCCCACGAGCACGGCATCGACCTGTCCAAGGGCAACCTGCACGTCGGCCGCCCGCTGCCGTACGCCGGCCTGGTCGCCGCCGTGCTGGCCTCGACCGGCGTGGTGACGGACTCCGGCGGTCTCCAGAAGGAGGCGTTCCTGCTGGAGCGCATCTGCACCACCGTCCGCCCGGAGACCGAGT
Above is a genomic segment from Streptomyces asoensis containing:
- the wecB gene encoding non-hydrolyzing UDP-N-acetylglucosamine 2-epimerase yields the protein MKVISIVGARPQLVKLAAIAAAFAGTEHEHVIVHTGQHYDADLSDVFFSGLGIPDPDVHLGVGSGSHGVQTGAVLSALDPVLERERPDWVLVYGDTNSTIAGALSAVKMHLPVAHLEAGLRSFNRRMPEEHNRVLTDHSADLLLAPTEEAMRHLANEGLAERARLAGDVMVDICLRIRDQVRAGEFPAPELPEGIDPAKPFLFATLHRPDNTDDPERLAAIVDSLAALPVPVALAAHPRLVARAHEHGIDLSKGNLHVGRPLPYAGLVAAVLASTGVVTDSGGLQKEAFLLERICTTVRPETEWVETVQTGWNVLVPDPHTLSPQKWAETVTRAVPTDDPGIPYGDGRAAHNVVRLMEEWKGGSRPV